The following proteins are encoded in a genomic region of Nicoliella spurrieriana:
- the rlmD gene encoding 23S rRNA (uracil(1939)-C(5))-methyltransferase RlmD, whose translation MKSYQNTNDQFQIGQQFTLNTKPEFDRMGVNGEAVGYVDRTLVFIQGALPKERVTIEITNTYHHYLRAKVVNIVTKSPYRVTPRDNYAESVGGFELEAMDYPAQLRYKKEIVRQSLYKYQPIGFERYKIHNTMGMQDPYGYRNKAQFQIRERDGQVIAGLYKTRSHDLVDLKTCSVQYPVTMKVMRAIVAMIQELNIPVYDESNHSGIIKTVVVRAALHTDDVQVVFVTNTKKFVKQHRILMKIALQLPEVTSVMQNINPGDTPLIWGDETILLAGKPFIVEKIGGLEFELSARAFLQLNSFMTPQLYEVAINALDLDGNERLVDAYSGVGTIGLPLAKYVQEVRGMDTIAEAVEDANQNAEINGIRNAQYFVGKAEELIPEWIDSGWRPDALIVDPPRTGLAEPLIDAILDVAPEKFVYVSCNPATLARDLVDLTRRYRVDFIQPIDMMPQTARVEAVVKFTRK comes from the coding sequence ACCGGACCCTTGTATTTATTCAAGGCGCCCTCCCAAAAGAGCGGGTCACCATTGAAATTACTAATACTTACCACCATTATTTACGTGCTAAGGTCGTCAATATCGTTACCAAAAGTCCTTACCGGGTCACTCCCCGCGATAACTATGCCGAATCCGTGGGGGGCTTTGAATTAGAAGCAATGGATTATCCAGCCCAATTAAGGTATAAAAAGGAAATCGTTCGGCAATCGCTTTATAAATACCAACCGATTGGCTTTGAACGGTATAAGATTCATAATACTATGGGCATGCAGGATCCCTATGGCTATCGTAACAAGGCCCAGTTTCAGATTCGTGAACGCGATGGTCAGGTAATCGCCGGATTATACAAGACCCGTAGCCATGATCTGGTCGATCTAAAGACCTGTTCCGTTCAATACCCAGTTACGATGAAGGTAATGCGCGCCATCGTAGCAATGATTCAGGAACTCAACATCCCCGTCTATGACGAATCGAACCACTCTGGGATTATCAAGACCGTCGTGGTCAGAGCCGCCTTACACACTGATGATGTGCAAGTCGTTTTCGTCACTAACACTAAGAAATTCGTTAAACAACACCGCATCTTAATGAAAATTGCACTCCAATTACCAGAAGTCACATCGGTCATGCAAAACATCAATCCCGGTGATACGCCACTTATCTGGGGCGATGAAACCATTCTATTAGCCGGTAAACCATTCATCGTAGAAAAAATTGGTGGATTAGAGTTTGAACTATCGGCACGCGCCTTTTTACAATTAAACTCCTTTATGACTCCCCAGTTATATGAGGTGGCCATTAACGCCTTGGACCTTGATGGAAACGAACGGTTAGTGGATGCTTATTCCGGAGTCGGTACGATTGGATTACCACTAGCCAAGTACGTTCAGGAAGTTCGTGGAATGGATACGATTGCAGAAGCCGTCGAAGATGCAAATCAAAATGCTGAAATCAACGGAATCCGAAATGCGCAATACTTCGTGGGAAAGGCGGAAGAATTAATTCCTGAATGGATTGATTCGGGTTGGCGACCAGACGCATTAATCGTTGATCCACCAAGAACCGGATTAGCAGAACCATTAATTGATGCGATTTTAGATGTGGCTCCCGAAAAATTCGTCTACGTCTCCTGTAATCCCGCCACGTTAGCTCGCGACTTAGTCGATTTAACCCGCCGGTATCGGGTTGATTTTATCCAACCAATCGATATGATGCCACAAACCGCCCGGGTCGAAGCTGTCGTTAAGTTCACCCGAAAGTAA
- a CDS encoding ABC transporter ATP-binding protein: METIKLDQIEKIYGRGASETKALSGINFTADAGELVSITGPSGSGKSTFLKLIGGILSPTSGELTINGQNYNQMTRAHQSQFRLDQLGFILQSYNLVPYLTVREQFELVGRVKPKHNLAPAEFKELCSALAIGDLMNDYPDQLSGGQQQRVAIARAMYPNPSIILADEPTAALDGKRAVQIMEIFQKIAHHQNKTVLLITHDSRLIKYVDRNYQIVDGHGQFVSKNDQSLV, encoded by the coding sequence ATGGAAACGATTAAATTAGACCAAATTGAAAAAATTTACGGTAGGGGGGCTAGTGAAACTAAGGCCCTGAGTGGAATTAACTTTACTGCGGATGCGGGTGAATTAGTGTCCATTACCGGACCGTCTGGATCTGGGAAAAGTACCTTTTTAAAGCTCATTGGTGGCATCTTATCACCAACTAGTGGTGAGTTAACGATTAATGGGCAAAATTATAATCAAATGACCCGTGCACACCAAAGTCAATTTCGTTTAGATCAATTGGGCTTTATTCTTCAATCATATAACTTAGTCCCGTACTTAACCGTCCGCGAACAATTTGAACTGGTGGGTCGGGTTAAGCCAAAGCATAATTTAGCGCCAGCTGAATTTAAGGAGTTATGTAGTGCGTTAGCAATTGGTGATTTAATGAATGATTATCCAGACCAGTTATCAGGTGGACAGCAACAACGGGTGGCCATTGCTAGGGCGATGTACCCAAACCCAAGCATTATTTTAGCGGATGAACCTACAGCAGCTCTAGATGGTAAGCGGGCCGTGCAAATTATGGAAATTTTTCAAAAAATTGCGCATCACCAAAATAAGACGGTTTTATTAATTACCCATGATTCCCGGTTAATCAAATATGTGGATCGTAATTATCAGATTGTTGATGGCCACGGTCAGTTTGTAAGTAAGAACGACCAATCATTAGTCTAA
- a CDS encoding ABC transporter permease: protein MFLGLREVKKYKLRYGLITFVLLLIAYLIFVLTGLANGLSSSNRLAIDSWDAQQIVLNDDANGSLTQSNLTSNQVAHFKGVNDESTLVQLNANVAKNKNGAKLGVQVLGINMDQPIYRNLKVESGHRFANDHQIVVDDSLIKANGYHVGEWIRIANHTKKFQIVGMTKNAKLSVAPVIYGSTKMVQKLKFGKQTPTVSAIVLKHHFSGVAASGTQVMRMDQFINKLPGYTAQNNTFNFMIGFLLVITLFIVAIFLYVLTIQKIPFLAVMKVQGISNWYLFKSIVGQALALAITGIVISGALTFMTALSIPTSVPIQFNLGLLGLISLLMVIITILGAIIPMRTVAKIDPATVIGG from the coding sequence ATGTTTTTAGGATTAAGGGAAGTTAAAAAGTATAAATTACGTTATGGCCTGATTACGTTCGTTTTATTATTAATCGCATACTTAATTTTTGTATTAACGGGGTTAGCGAATGGATTATCCTCATCAAATCGCTTAGCGATTGATTCTTGGGATGCCCAACAAATTGTGTTAAATGATGATGCAAACGGCTCATTGACTCAATCGAATCTAACCAGCAACCAGGTGGCTCACTTTAAGGGCGTTAACGATGAATCAACACTGGTTCAGCTGAACGCCAACGTTGCTAAGAATAAGAATGGTGCTAAATTGGGGGTCCAAGTGTTGGGAATTAACATGGACCAACCGATTTACCGGAATTTAAAAGTTGAATCGGGACACCGGTTTGCGAATGACCATCAAATTGTGGTCGATGATAGCTTAATCAAGGCGAATGGCTATCATGTTGGTGAATGGATTCGAATTGCCAATCACACCAAAAAATTCCAAATCGTAGGAATGACTAAGAATGCAAAGTTAAGCGTTGCACCGGTTATTTACGGTTCAACGAAGATGGTTCAAAAACTGAAGTTCGGTAAGCAAACACCTACTGTTAGTGCAATTGTTTTGAAGCATCACTTTAGCGGAGTGGCTGCAAGCGGAACCCAGGTAATGCGGATGGATCAATTTATTAATAAATTACCTGGTTATACCGCTCAGAATAATACTTTCAACTTTATGATTGGCTTTTTATTGGTAATTACGTTGTTCATCGTTGCCATCTTCCTATACGTATTAACAATTCAAAAGATTCCGTTTTTAGCGGTAATGAAGGTACAAGGAATTAGTAATTGGTACCTATTTAAGAGTATTGTAGGGCAAGCGTTAGCATTAGCAATTACTGGAATTGTGATTAGCGGAGCCCTGACATTTATGACTGCATTATCGATTCCCACTAGCGTTCCGATTCAATTTAATTTAGGCTTGTTGGGATTGATTTCACTGTTAATGGTAATCATTACCATATTAGGGGCCATAATTCCAATGCGCACGGTTGCTAAAATTGATCCGGCAACGGTAATTGGGGGTTAA
- a CDS encoding TetR/AcrR family transcriptional regulator, with translation MPTKTFENLKPDKREIILNALLNEFSHYKLPDAQVARIIKDCGIARGSFYKYFADLTDSYHYTLKRVLDKVHFDVFSRIRENHQNTLTSFNAATTDFIKRISQSKYLDFYRLYVEYNQYEIKRPVVDYHHFNPEQLPLWVNGQLLSNSNVAAVIYKAATAASHNTIRAILMGADRKTELADLKTMLQIMNQGLLEEVH, from the coding sequence ATGCCGACTAAAACATTTGAAAATTTAAAACCAGATAAACGGGAAATCATTTTGAATGCACTGTTAAATGAATTTTCGCACTATAAACTACCTGATGCTCAGGTGGCGCGGATCATTAAGGATTGCGGAATTGCGCGCGGATCCTTTTATAAGTATTTTGCAGATTTAACTGATAGCTATCACTACACTTTAAAGCGGGTGTTAGATAAAGTGCACTTTGATGTGTTTAGTAGGATTAGGGAGAACCATCAGAACACACTAACTAGTTTTAATGCTGCCACAACTGATTTCATTAAGCGCATTAGCCAATCTAAGTACCTTGATTTTTATCGGCTATATGTTGAATACAATCAATATGAAATTAAGCGTCCGGTAGTGGACTACCATCATTTTAATCCGGAGCAGTTACCGCTATGGGTCAACGGGCAGTTATTATCGAATTCAAACGTGGCCGCAGTGATTTATAAAGCGGCCACAGCTGCTAGCCACAACACGATCAGAGCCATTTTAATGGGGGCTGATCGTAAGACTGAATTGGCGGATCTAAAAACAATGTTGCAGATTATGAATCAAGGATTGCTTGAAGAGGTGCATTAA
- a CDS encoding tyrosine-protein phosphatase: MTDNKRLLNIKNGYNFRDIGGYPTSDGRTTKWHKIIRSGNLAELDSNDQAYLKNYGVTNDIDLRSKMERDSEPDLLPDGIKYSKNPIFEQKQRRTADVMKKLYSTDPTVGKLHMQHVYEDLIENPIARDSYRRLFQILLKDPGESSLIHCSQGKDRTGMGIVMLMFVLGVDEKDIQADYLESAKQMVPYVQKKVKEYERYNINNICKENIKSLYTVSIDYYNAAMDKIKELYGNMNNFIHEYLQLSDSDIQKLRDKYLTNS; this comes from the coding sequence ATGACAGACAATAAACGGTTATTGAACATTAAAAACGGTTATAATTTCCGTGATATCGGTGGTTACCCCACTAGTGATGGTCGCACTACCAAGTGGCATAAAATCATTCGTTCTGGAAACCTAGCCGAATTAGATTCAAATGATCAAGCATACTTAAAAAATTACGGGGTCACTAACGACATCGATCTCAGATCGAAAATGGAACGTGATTCGGAGCCGGACTTACTACCGGATGGCATTAAATATTCCAAGAACCCCATCTTTGAACAAAAACAACGGCGAACAGCAGACGTAATGAAGAAGCTATACTCCACTGATCCGACGGTTGGTAAATTACACATGCAGCATGTTTATGAAGACCTCATCGAAAACCCAATTGCTCGCGATTCATACCGCCGTCTCTTTCAAATCCTCCTAAAAGATCCTGGTGAAAGTTCATTAATTCACTGTTCACAAGGTAAGGATCGGACTGGGATGGGAATCGTGATGCTAATGTTCGTATTAGGAGTTGATGAAAAAGACATCCAAGCTGATTACCTTGAATCAGCTAAGCAAATGGTTCCATACGTTCAAAAGAAAGTGAAGGAATATGAACGTTACAATATTAATAATATTTGTAAGGAAAATATAAAGTCCCTTTACACCGTTTCCATTGATTATTACAATGCTGCTATGGATAAAATCAAGGAACTATACGGTAATATGAATAACTTTATCCATGAATATCTACAATTAAGTGATTCAGACATTCAAAAACTCAGGGATAAATACCTGACTAATAGCTAA
- a CDS encoding alpha/beta hydrolase, with the protein MAKHSKLPLILGIPIAAAAGTFALSEYFFRMGMNRRTKKPKPSKTLLPYAKEYYQCLNWYNNIHKEVWRNTDSETDEVMVADFIPNETPTNKTVIIAHGYNGTRETMSAYAKMYYEMGFNVMLPDDRGHGESAGKYVSFGWLDQKDYLAWIDRVIKRVGPDSRILLFGVSMGAGIVSMLSGDDLPPQVEAIIADCGYSSVSAELKYLLQYRYNLPEYPFEALVSSINKRRLGYYLNDASTTKQLQKNHLPILIIHGSEDTYVPTFMAYENYRASDSPKQLWIVKGAKHAESFWKKPVEYRQRVSDFLKTYFN; encoded by the coding sequence ATGGCAAAACACAGTAAATTACCACTAATTTTAGGAATTCCCATCGCAGCTGCTGCTGGGACATTCGCACTTAGTGAATACTTCTTTCGTATGGGAATGAATCGGCGGACTAAAAAGCCGAAGCCATCTAAAACTTTGCTCCCATACGCTAAGGAATACTACCAATGTCTGAATTGGTACAATAACATCCACAAGGAAGTTTGGCGAAATACTGATTCAGAAACGGATGAGGTCATGGTTGCAGACTTTATTCCAAATGAAACCCCTACCAATAAAACCGTTATCATCGCTCACGGTTATAACGGCACTAGGGAAACAATGTCTGCTTACGCTAAGATGTACTATGAAATGGGCTTTAATGTAATGCTTCCTGATGACCGGGGGCACGGTGAAAGTGCTGGTAAGTACGTCAGCTTTGGGTGGTTAGACCAAAAGGACTACCTGGCCTGGATTGATCGGGTCATTAAACGGGTGGGGCCTGATAGTCGCATTTTACTATTTGGAGTCAGCATGGGAGCTGGAATCGTTTCCATGTTAAGTGGTGACGACTTACCACCACAAGTGGAGGCCATCATTGCAGATTGTGGTTATTCTAGTGTGTCTGCGGAATTAAAGTACCTATTACAATACCGCTATAACCTACCAGAATATCCGTTTGAAGCACTGGTCAGTTCAATTAACAAGCGGCGATTAGGCTACTACTTAAATGATGCCTCGACAACAAAACAGTTACAAAAGAACCACCTGCCGATTTTAATTATTCATGGGAGCGAGGACACATACGTTCCTACGTTTATGGCCTACGAAAATTACCGGGCATCTGATTCACCAAAACAACTATGGATCGTTAAGGGTGCTAAGCATGCCGAAAGTTTTTGGAAGAAACCGGTCGAGTATCGACAACGGGTAAGTGACTTTTTAAAAACCTACTTCAATTAA
- a CDS encoding VTT domain-containing protein: MGTLIDFILNIDKYIIDIVNTFGAWTYLILFIVILLETGAVIMPFLPGDSLLFAAAALAANASYSLNIWVFIGLFLVAAIAGDSINFWVGEKVGLKLLEHKWVQKIIKPEHLNKTRQFFEKHGPVAIFLARFMPILRTLVPFIAATGKMNYKKFIFYNVTSGIAWVLICCGAGYFFGNIPFIQEHFSAVVLGIVAVSLLPAVIGLVSQKIKK, from the coding sequence TTGGGAACTTTAATTGATTTTATTTTAAATATTGATAAGTACATTATTGATATCGTGAATACGTTTGGGGCTTGGACTTACCTAATCCTTTTTATCGTAATTTTATTGGAAACCGGTGCGGTAATTATGCCCTTTTTACCTGGTGATTCGTTACTATTTGCAGCCGCAGCATTAGCTGCTAACGCTAGCTATTCATTAAACATCTGGGTGTTTATCGGATTGTTTCTGGTTGCTGCGATTGCCGGGGACTCCATTAATTTTTGGGTGGGTGAAAAAGTGGGCCTCAAACTACTGGAACATAAATGGGTCCAAAAAATCATCAAACCAGAGCATCTTAATAAGACGCGGCAATTTTTTGAAAAACATGGTCCCGTAGCTATTTTTTTAGCTCGGTTCATGCCAATTCTTAGAACCCTAGTGCCATTTATCGCTGCAACTGGGAAAATGAATTATAAAAAATTTATCTTCTATAATGTTACTTCAGGAATTGCGTGGGTCCTGATTTGTTGTGGTGCTGGTTACTTCTTTGGGAACATTCCATTTATTCAAGAACATTTTTCTGCAGTCGTTTTAGGGATTGTTGCCGTATCACTATTACCAGCAGTGATTGGATTAGTTAGTCAAAAAATCAAGAAATAA
- a CDS encoding methionine ABC transporter permease, which translates to MGLFSQYFPNVANSIQSFVQATWETIYMTAITALIAGAFGILIGVLLVITGPDGIAQQSAFYTILDKIVNLFRSIPFIILLAVIAPVTRLIVGTSIGTIAAIVPLIVSTTPFYARQVQNALLDVDEGIIEAAQAMGSSNLAIIFRVYLKEGLPAIIRSSVVTLISLIGLTAMAGTVGGGGLGNLAIMTGYQRFENDVTIMSMIIILIIVFIIQIIGDLLAKKTYHENIN; encoded by the coding sequence ATGGGATTATTTAGTCAGTACTTTCCAAATGTTGCTAACTCGATTCAGAGCTTTGTTCAAGCAACGTGGGAAACCATTTATATGACGGCGATTACGGCGTTAATTGCCGGAGCTTTTGGAATCTTGATTGGGGTGTTATTAGTAATTACCGGTCCCGATGGGATTGCCCAGCAATCAGCGTTTTACACCATTTTGGATAAAATTGTAAACCTGTTCCGATCGATTCCGTTTATCATTTTACTTGCGGTGATTGCACCGGTAACTAGGCTAATTGTCGGAACCAGTATTGGAACGATTGCTGCGATTGTGCCGTTGATCGTATCGACGACCCCCTTTTACGCCCGGCAAGTTCAAAATGCGCTTTTGGATGTTGATGAGGGAATTATTGAAGCGGCCCAAGCAATGGGGTCCAGCAATTTAGCAATTATTTTTCGGGTCTATTTAAAGGAAGGGCTGCCAGCAATCATTAGATCATCAGTAGTGACTTTAATTAGCTTGATTGGTTTAACTGCAATGGCCGGAACCGTTGGTGGTGGTGGTTTAGGTAACTTAGCCATCATGACCGGTTACCAAAGATTTGAAAATGATGTTACGATCATGTCAATGATCATCATTTTGATTATCGTCTTTATTATCCAAATCATTGGTGATTTGCTTGCTAAGAAGACCTACCATGAAAATATTAATTAA
- a CDS encoding methionine ABC transporter ATP-binding protein — translation MMAQVELKHIDVTFKQKKQSIKAVSDVSLSIEKGDIFGIVGYSGAGKSTLVRVVNRLQEPTAGEVIINGQNIEKFNGAKLRQVRRKIGIIFQHFNLMNARTIFNNVEYPLLGTKVSKHDRQAKVTKLLKLVGLFEKKDYYPSQLSGGQKQRVAIARALASDPEILISDEATSALDPKTTQSILRLLHKLNQELNLTILLITHEMDAVKSVCNKVAVMDTGKVVEEGSLLDIFSAPKNDLTRDFIETTNQIKPALRVLSHQEAFVNYDNRRLVELQYLGDNTNNPVIIELFEKFNVTANIIFGNVEFIQGVPLGHLIVTLSGTDAEIAQAKEYLHANQIHVHDIDLARVREQEALEEREEA, via the coding sequence ATGATGGCTCAAGTGGAGTTAAAACACATTGACGTAACGTTTAAACAAAAAAAGCAATCCATTAAAGCCGTTTCTGACGTGTCGCTATCGATTGAAAAGGGAGATATTTTTGGAATTGTTGGTTATTCCGGTGCTGGTAAAAGTACGCTCGTTCGGGTTGTGAACCGGCTTCAAGAACCCACAGCTGGCGAAGTGATCATCAATGGCCAAAATATTGAAAAATTCAATGGGGCTAAGTTAAGACAAGTTAGACGTAAGATTGGCATTATTTTTCAACACTTTAATTTAATGAATGCCCGGACCATTTTTAATAATGTTGAGTATCCACTATTGGGAACCAAGGTTAGTAAGCATGATCGACAAGCAAAGGTGACCAAGCTACTCAAACTAGTCGGGTTGTTTGAAAAGAAGGATTACTATCCTTCTCAACTATCTGGTGGGCAAAAGCAACGGGTCGCAATTGCTAGGGCCCTGGCAAGTGATCCAGAAATTCTAATTAGTGATGAAGCCACCAGTGCGTTGGATCCTAAGACGACCCAATCAATTCTTAGGTTGTTGCATAAACTAAATCAGGAACTAAATCTAACGATCTTATTGATTACCCACGAAATGGATGCCGTTAAGTCAGTATGTAATAAGGTTGCGGTAATGGATACCGGAAAGGTCGTTGAAGAGGGCAGCCTCCTGGACATCTTCAGTGCGCCTAAGAACGATTTGACGCGGGACTTTATTGAAACCACGAATCAAATCAAACCCGCATTACGGGTCTTGAGTCATCAAGAAGCCTTTGTTAACTACGATAATCGGCGCTTAGTTGAGCTTCAATACCTGGGTGATAATACCAATAATCCGGTCATTATTGAACTATTTGAGAAGTTTAACGTTACCGCCAACATTATTTTTGGGAACGTAGAGTTCATTCAAGGTGTGCCATTGGGACATTTAATTGTGACCCTTAGTGGAACTGATGCTGAAATTGCTCAAGCTAAGGAGTACCTCCATGCTAATCAAATTCATGTTCATGATATTGACTTAGCAAGGGTCCGGGAACAAGAAGCGTTGGAAGAAAGGGAGGAAGCATAG